One Parasphingorhabdus cellanae genomic region harbors:
- a CDS encoding NAD(P)H-dependent glycerol-3-phosphate dehydrogenase, whose translation MKLRVGLLGGGSWGTTVASLVSRNAPIKIWARDNDTVRDINENHRNSKYLPDATLPEALQATGDIGEAVKDADVLVMGIPSNNFRDVLKEAKSYLRPWVPVISLTKGLELSTGKRMTEVIEEVLPGHPVGVLTGPNLAREIMAGQAAASVISMEDEIIVKQLQQLFHSGLFRVYTNTDLLGCELGGVLKNIIAIAVGMGDGLGAGDNTRSALITRGLAEITRLGVAIGGRPETFSGLTGMGDMIATCTSPLSRNRHVGVELGKGRKIDDIIEDMLMVAEGVKSAPTVMALAKKYNVAMPIAEDVYEVTKGTRSAVRAYRGLISASAGSEADAG comes from the coding sequence ATGAAATTGCGCGTCGGGTTATTGGGTGGTGGTTCCTGGGGAACAACGGTGGCTTCTTTGGTGTCACGCAATGCGCCGATTAAGATTTGGGCGCGCGATAACGATACCGTCCGGGACATAAACGAAAACCATCGCAACAGTAAATATCTGCCCGACGCCACACTGCCAGAGGCATTGCAAGCGACAGGCGATATCGGTGAAGCGGTTAAAGATGCCGACGTACTGGTGATGGGAATCCCATCCAATAATTTTCGGGATGTTCTGAAAGAAGCAAAATCCTATTTACGGCCCTGGGTTCCGGTCATTAGCCTGACCAAGGGTTTAGAGCTTTCTACTGGAAAGCGGATGACAGAAGTGATTGAAGAAGTTTTGCCCGGTCATCCCGTTGGTGTTTTGACCGGACCCAATCTGGCGCGAGAAATAATGGCTGGCCAGGCGGCGGCCAGTGTGATTTCAATGGAAGACGAGATTATCGTCAAACAATTGCAACAGCTTTTCCATTCCGGTTTGTTTCGTGTTTATACAAATACGGATTTGCTTGGCTGTGAGCTTGGCGGCGTGCTGAAAAATATTATCGCAATAGCTGTCGGTATGGGTGATGGGCTCGGGGCAGGAGATAATACGCGCTCTGCTCTGATCACACGCGGCTTGGCAGAAATTACCCGCTTGGGTGTGGCTATCGGAGGACGCCCTGAAACTTTTTCCGGTTTAACAGGCATGGGGGATATGATTGCGACTTGCACCAGCCCGTTAAGCAGAAACCGGCATGTCGGCGTAGAGCTAGGGAAAGGTCGTAAGATTGACGATATTATTGAAGATATGCTGATGGTGGCAGAGGGCGTTAAAAGTGCACCCACTGTTATGGCGTTGGCAAAAAAATATAATGTCGCAATGCCGATTGCGGAAGATGTTTATGAAGTGACGAAAGGAACGCGATCTGCTGTACGCGCTTATCGGGGTCTGATTAGCGCATCGGCCGGGTCCGAGGCTGATGCCGGATGA
- a CDS encoding DUF3336 domain-containing protein: MILNTSLKIEKAMAQAENYSDWSDAAARHDRSTGVDVWKSEDESKHFDYKSIRRRLKRLSRLWKAQDNAGLLYALNEGIHGNMDGMGNDRLHQKAKFGTKQLIQDYVDAIVNSLEYLASDKVTDIPFEEKLDFFRRAQHCYGRSAFLMSGSGAFLYFHMGVVKALWSEGLLPHILSGSSGGSVVGALVSTHVDNEIPPFFEPENLVTEGRDELVEHTGFGMLGSTKRLKIDEVRERISSMIPDLTFQEAYELTGRHLNVSIAPAEKHQTSRLLNAIASPNVYVREAVMASCAVPGIYPPVTLAAKDHKGVRKPYLPNRKWVDGSVTHDLPAKRLGRLYGVNHHIVSQANPLITPFATDVKQQKTPIGAIRNATTSTMKAWLNANVEIMQKPLSYFPRLNTMANMTLSVINQDYTGDINIIRPSMFWSPNKLLSDLSLEDITELIQLGERTTWPKIEMVRTQTKISQTLDRILFEYETELAHDHVTAMKRKIA; encoded by the coding sequence ATGATTTTGAATACTAGTTTGAAGATTGAAAAGGCGATGGCGCAGGCGGAAAACTACTCCGACTGGTCAGATGCAGCAGCGCGGCATGATCGCTCGACGGGAGTGGACGTCTGGAAATCTGAAGATGAAAGTAAGCATTTCGACTATAAGTCGATCCGCCGCCGCCTGAAACGTTTATCCCGGCTTTGGAAGGCGCAAGACAATGCAGGACTGCTCTATGCCTTGAATGAAGGTATTCACGGGAATATGGACGGCATGGGCAATGACAGGCTGCACCAAAAGGCGAAATTCGGCACTAAGCAGCTGATCCAGGATTATGTCGATGCGATCGTAAATTCGCTGGAATATTTAGCGAGTGACAAAGTTACAGATATTCCTTTCGAAGAGAAGCTCGATTTTTTTCGCCGCGCTCAGCATTGCTATGGTCGTTCCGCCTTTTTGATGAGCGGTTCGGGTGCTTTTTTATACTTCCATATGGGCGTCGTGAAGGCGCTATGGTCTGAAGGACTGCTGCCGCATATTTTGTCTGGATCAAGTGGCGGCTCGGTCGTTGGGGCGCTGGTGAGTACCCATGTTGATAACGAGATACCGCCATTTTTCGAACCTGAAAATCTGGTCACTGAGGGGCGAGATGAACTGGTAGAACATACTGGTTTTGGAATGCTGGGAAGTACTAAGCGCCTGAAGATTGACGAAGTCCGGGAACGGATCAGCTCCATGATCCCAGACCTGACGTTTCAGGAAGCTTATGAGTTGACTGGCCGACATTTGAACGTTTCGATCGCGCCTGCTGAAAAACATCAAACATCCAGACTGCTAAACGCTATCGCTTCGCCTAATGTCTATGTACGTGAAGCCGTCATGGCGTCTTGCGCGGTTCCTGGTATTTATCCCCCGGTCACTTTGGCTGCCAAAGATCATAAAGGTGTGCGCAAGCCATATTTGCCAAACCGCAAATGGGTTGACGGATCGGTGACTCATGATCTTCCTGCAAAACGCCTCGGTCGACTTTACGGCGTGAATCATCATATTGTGAGTCAGGCAAATCCACTGATCACGCCTTTTGCCACCGACGTTAAGCAGCAAAAAACGCCTATAGGGGCGATCAGAAATGCCACGACCTCTACGATGAAGGCTTGGCTTAATGCCAATGTAGAGATTATGCAAAAACCGCTATCGTATTTTCCAAGACTGAACACGATGGCGAACATGACTTTATCGGTGATCAATCAGGATTATACGGGGGATATAAATATTATCCGGCCCAGCATGTTCTGGAGCCCGAATAAATTACTCAGCGATCTGTCGCTAGAGGACATTACCGAACTTATTCAGCTAGGCGAGCGCACAACCTGGCCGAAAATCGAAATGGTTCGAACGCAGACGAAGATCAGTCAGACGCTAGACCGAATTTTGTTCGAATATGAAACTGAGTTGGCTCATGATCATGTTACGGCGATGAAAAGGAAAATCGCTTGA
- a CDS encoding alpha/beta hydrolase, with product MKRQEGSLTLASPSVAVGAKLYCQNWIPDEAPKAVIILVHGYDEHSGRYAYFAEHCVNNGFAVHTLDHWGHGKSDGVHGFVPDFTVYHDGLDALLDQLPEDQRALPLILVGHSLGGLISASYLLENQSQFAAAVLSGPAIKATEEPSSFMKGLSRFLSNVAPKMGVLSLDATGVSRDPQVVADYLADPLVSGTKISARLAAEMMGYMEVVQNKADHIKLPMLLLHGEDDSLTAPEGSVFLHEHIGSDKKMLKIYPRLFHEIFNEPEKDAVLTDMTDWINRILAK from the coding sequence TTGAAGCGTCAGGAGGGGAGCCTAACGCTGGCATCACCGTCTGTTGCTGTTGGTGCAAAGCTCTATTGCCAGAATTGGATACCAGACGAGGCGCCTAAGGCAGTTATCATATTGGTCCATGGCTATGATGAGCATAGCGGTCGATATGCTTATTTCGCAGAGCATTGTGTAAATAATGGGTTTGCGGTTCATACATTGGACCACTGGGGGCACGGAAAATCAGATGGCGTGCATGGTTTTGTGCCCGATTTCACGGTCTATCATGATGGTTTGGACGCGCTCCTTGATCAGTTACCAGAGGACCAGCGGGCATTGCCGTTGATATTGGTGGGCCATAGCCTTGGCGGTTTGATCAGCGCATCATATTTACTCGAAAATCAATCTCAATTCGCAGCGGCTGTACTATCGGGGCCAGCGATCAAAGCAACCGAAGAGCCATCTTCTTTCATGAAGGGCTTGAGCCGTTTTCTGTCTAACGTTGCTCCAAAAATGGGCGTATTGAGTCTTGATGCCACGGGCGTTAGCCGAGATCCGCAAGTGGTTGCTGACTATCTTGCGGACCCGTTAGTGTCTGGCACAAAGATCAGTGCGCGGCTGGCGGCAGAGATGATGGGTTATATGGAAGTCGTTCAAAACAAGGCGGATCATATTAAGCTGCCGATGCTGTTGCTACATGGCGAAGATGACAGTCTCACAGCACCGGAAGGGTCGGTATTCCTGCACGAACATATTGGTTCAGACAAAAAAATGTTAAAAATCTATCCTAGGCTGTTTCATGAGATTTTTAACGAGCCGGAAAAAGATGCCGTGCTGACAGATATGACCGACTGGATTAATCGCATATTGGCAAAATAG
- a CDS encoding WS/DGAT/MGAT family O-acyltransferase, with protein sequence MTDKQQPHQLSAQDAQFVYMQTPDNLTHVMAVYIYDPSSAPGGKVRFKDIIEHMRKRMVVSPMFKRRLYRLPLDIDHPYWVEDEHFDLEAHISHSRLPEPGDWRQFCIHVARHHSKPLDMNRPLWDMYVVEGLDNIEGVAKGSYAILTRIHHSTIDGTSGAHFFASISDIDTKGTPAIPLPKKEAEMAPLPEPAEILSRAVNSTVTSPVKLTQALLKLTPAILKNAQKNIASDSEGGEGKVPETRFNGAVSPHKMFEAVTFDLDDLKAIRLKVDGATINDVVLAICSGALRKYLTKHKELPDESLVAVAPINARSRTGEEANPGTNITAMTVKIWSNIANPIERLEAIRDTTRETKAAKSGLSARIMTDLTKHIPGATMSGVARVLNSERFAQKVSNLFVSNVPGPQVQLYMNGAKLTHQYGLGPLGNGMGLFIATPSYHGTISFSIISDRKIMPDIEFFRECLQTAFVQLRDAKPVKGRAKAKVPQSKPEAKPQDGSVMYRRVSKNPRKTKPEKTK encoded by the coding sequence ATGACCGACAAGCAGCAACCTCATCAGCTTAGTGCGCAGGATGCGCAGTTTGTCTATATGCAGACGCCCGACAATCTTACTCATGTCATGGCCGTCTATATCTATGATCCATCTTCCGCGCCTGGCGGGAAAGTTCGCTTCAAAGATATTATTGAACATATGCGCAAACGCATGGTGGTTTCACCCATGTTTAAGCGCAGACTTTACCGGCTACCGCTGGATATTGATCATCCTTACTGGGTCGAAGACGAACATTTCGACCTGGAAGCGCATATCTCCCATAGTCGATTGCCAGAACCGGGCGATTGGCGCCAGTTTTGCATCCATGTCGCGCGCCACCACAGCAAACCGCTTGATATGAACCGGCCTCTCTGGGACATGTATGTGGTCGAAGGTCTGGACAATATCGAGGGCGTTGCGAAAGGCAGCTATGCCATTTTAACGCGGATACATCATTCGACAATTGACGGCACGTCAGGGGCTCATTTCTTTGCGTCTATTTCCGATATTGACACAAAAGGGACACCGGCCATTCCACTCCCAAAGAAAGAGGCGGAGATGGCACCGCTTCCTGAACCAGCGGAAATATTGAGCCGCGCTGTCAACAGCACCGTGACATCGCCAGTCAAACTCACGCAAGCGCTTTTGAAACTTACACCAGCGATATTGAAAAATGCTCAGAAAAACATCGCTAGTGATAGTGAGGGTGGTGAAGGAAAAGTACCGGAAACGCGGTTTAACGGTGCTGTTTCACCCCATAAAATGTTTGAAGCAGTCACGTTCGATCTTGATGATCTGAAAGCCATTAGACTGAAAGTAGATGGCGCGACTATCAATGATGTTGTGCTCGCCATTTGTAGTGGGGCGCTGCGTAAATATCTGACGAAACATAAAGAGCTTCCGGATGAATCGCTAGTGGCGGTCGCGCCAATCAACGCGCGTAGCAGAACAGGGGAGGAAGCCAATCCGGGCACCAACATAACCGCCATGACTGTCAAAATCTGGTCGAACATCGCTAACCCCATAGAGCGTTTGGAAGCCATCAGAGATACAACCCGCGAGACCAAAGCGGCCAAATCAGGTCTGAGCGCGCGGATCATGACGGATCTTACAAAACATATTCCTGGCGCGACCATGTCAGGTGTCGCACGGGTTCTGAATAGCGAGCGCTTCGCTCAAAAAGTGAGCAATCTATTCGTATCCAACGTGCCAGGGCCGCAGGTCCAGCTTTATATGAACGGCGCTAAACTAACTCATCAATATGGATTAGGGCCATTGGGCAACGGTATGGGCCTGTTTATTGCCACGCCGAGCTATCACGGAACGATTTCATTCAGCATTATTTCTGACCGAAAAATCATGCCAGACATTGAGTTTTTCCGCGAATGCCTCCAAACAGCGTTCGTACAGCTTCGAGATGCAAAGCCGGTAAAGGGCAGGGCCAAAGCAAAGGTGCCTCAATCAAAACCGGAAGCAAAACCGCAAGATGGCTCGGTTATGTATCGCCGGGTTTCAAAAAATCCGCGAAAAACGAAGCCAGAAAAGACTAAATAG
- a CDS encoding alpha/beta fold hydrolase, which produces MMIILYVLGAIILALLVSYFVLPKALYDLMTALLRLRGGMRLKKIRVGDNIWPYLEGGRRDGVPIILLHGFGGDKDNWSIYAPHITKHHRVIAPDLPGFGENDRSLDRDYDVATQAHRLNAFLDAMNINKCHIGGNSMGGFIALQFALEYPQKISSLTLFNNAGVVGENKSELQVAAEKGENVLALESLSDVDRLMSFVAYKPVAMPKNFKKLFYAEAAEHRDLLDKIFWQIAGSGINHPLNDRLSEVTAPSLIIWGRHDRLIDVSCVDVLDQGLKNSEAVILEETGHIPMIEKPKDTASAQLAFLAKH; this is translated from the coding sequence ATGATGATTATATTATATGTCTTGGGTGCAATAATTCTGGCCTTGCTGGTCAGTTATTTCGTTCTTCCTAAAGCGCTTTATGACCTAATGACTGCTCTACTTCGCCTACGCGGCGGTATGCGGCTGAAAAAGATCAGGGTAGGGGACAATATATGGCCTTATCTTGAGGGTGGTCGCAGAGACGGAGTGCCAATCATTCTGCTCCATGGCTTTGGCGGCGATAAGGACAACTGGTCCATTTATGCGCCGCATATCACCAAACATCACCGTGTGATCGCACCTGACTTGCCGGGATTTGGAGAGAATGATCGTTCACTGGATCGCGACTATGATGTTGCGACACAGGCGCACCGGTTAAACGCCTTTCTGGATGCGATGAATATAAACAAATGTCATATTGGCGGTAACAGCATGGGCGGTTTTATCGCGCTGCAATTTGCGCTGGAATATCCGCAGAAAATATCGTCGCTTACCTTGTTCAATAATGCTGGCGTGGTCGGCGAAAACAAGAGTGAATTGCAGGTCGCCGCTGAGAAAGGCGAAAATGTATTGGCGCTGGAAAGTCTCTCTGATGTTGATCGGCTGATGTCTTTTGTCGCTTACAAACCTGTTGCGATGCCGAAGAATTTCAAAAAGCTATTCTATGCCGAAGCTGCAGAACATCGAGATCTTCTGGATAAGATTTTCTGGCAGATAGCCGGTTCTGGCATAAACCACCCCCTCAACGACCGTTTGAGTGAAGTTACAGCACCGAGCCTTATCATATGGGGTAGACACGATCGGCTGATCGATGTGAGCTGTGTTGATGTTCTGGATCAGGGGTTAAAAAATAGCGAAGCAGTGATCTTGGAAGAAACAGGACATATACCGATGATTGAAAAACCCAAGGATACCGCATCCGCGCAACTCGCATTTCTTGCAAAACACTGA